From Mucilaginibacter rubeus, a single genomic window includes:
- a CDS encoding methionine aminotransferase, producing MINVVSKLPQTGTTIFTVMSALANELGAINLSQGFPDYDCSPELIELVNKAMKEGHNQYAPMAGVMALRERIAEKTEKLYGAVYNPETEITITAGGTQAIFTAISAVIHPNDEVIIFEPAFDCYAPAIKLMGGVVKSLALEPPNYRIAWDMVKRLINQKTKMIILNSPHNPTATILHKEDIEQLSALVKNQDILILSDEVYEHLIYDGETHHSMARYPELQQRSFIVASFGKPFHATGWKVGYCMAPAYLMNEFRKIHQFLVFAVNTPIQYAIAEHLKNEETYLGLAEFFRQKRDYFRNGLEQTRFKLLPCNGSYFQSVSYQHISDEKDVDFSIRIAKEFGVATIPVSAFYSKGIDHHVLRFCFAKRQETLDKAVDRLIRI from the coding sequence ATGATAAACGTAGTTTCAAAATTACCCCAAACAGGAACCACCATATTCACCGTCATGTCGGCCCTGGCCAACGAGCTCGGGGCAATAAATCTGTCGCAGGGTTTTCCTGACTACGACTGTTCGCCCGAGCTTATCGAGCTTGTGAATAAAGCCATGAAAGAGGGTCATAACCAGTATGCGCCTATGGCAGGTGTAATGGCTTTGAGAGAGCGTATTGCCGAAAAAACCGAAAAACTTTACGGCGCTGTTTATAATCCGGAAACGGAAATTACCATAACTGCCGGTGGTACACAGGCTATATTTACAGCTATCAGCGCCGTTATACATCCCAATGATGAAGTGATCATTTTTGAACCTGCTTTTGATTGTTACGCCCCAGCCATTAAACTGATGGGAGGCGTTGTAAAATCGCTTGCTCTTGAACCGCCCAACTATCGTATTGCCTGGGATATGGTGAAGCGGCTGATCAACCAAAAAACAAAAATGATCATCCTCAACTCGCCACATAACCCAACGGCAACTATCCTGCACAAGGAAGACATTGAACAGTTAAGCGCGCTGGTAAAAAACCAGGACATATTAATATTGAGCGACGAGGTATACGAACACCTGATATACGATGGTGAAACCCACCACAGCATGGCCCGCTACCCGGAGTTGCAACAACGCAGTTTCATTGTAGCATCCTTCGGCAAGCCTTTTCATGCTACCGGCTGGAAGGTTGGATATTGCATGGCACCCGCCTATCTCATGAATGAGTTCAGGAAAATTCACCAGTTTTTGGTGTTCGCGGTAAACACACCTATCCAATATGCCATCGCCGAACATCTGAAAAACGAAGAAACTTACCTGGGCTTAGCTGAATTTTTCAGGCAGAAACGTGACTATTTCAGGAATGGGCTCGAACAAACCCGTTTTAAACTTCTGCCTTGCAACGGTTCATACTTCCAGTCAGTAAGTTACCAGCATATTTCCGACGAAAAAGATGTTGATTTTTCTATCCGGATAGCAAAGGAATTTGGAGTAGCAACTATACCTGTTTCGGCATTTTACAGCAAGGGGATTGACCACCATGTGCTGAGGTTTTGTTTCGCCAAAAGACAAGAAACTTTAGATAAAGCCGTTGATA
- a CDS encoding phosphoenolpyruvate carboxylase, which produces MSPTLKLSQREAAFNNEVVTRFELYNSLFQTLPFYQVKDTGILLPFFSSHCEKGAITHDSPTEIIESFFEKYVPDIEHREQINRMFRFIQYIERQVVLFDAIEDSSFNKIGKFDDSGTLQSLLQHAAISDESRQDISEKLKDFSLRLVLTAHPTQFYPGTVLGIMTDLIEAVKTNDINSIDVLLQQLGKTPFFNKTSPTPVDEAVSLSWFLENIFYHAVSDIQAKLEEEFDIDAASRQILELGFWPGGDRDGNPNVTTQTTKEVASFLRQRLFRCYYRDFRTLKRRITFRGVEEAMGKLENLFYKNANEQLTPVDLQGEILDLLLSIKDVILKDHDGLFVDIVEDMIQKVRLFGCYFATIDIRQDSRILRKVFEYGTKNIDTGVAEGYSELSEDEKVKSIVFKEADFVCPEEEKDAMIHDTLDTIRLVKQIQEGNGEKACQRFIISNCQRASDILQLIDLFLWSGWKKDSLSIDFMPLFETVNDLEHAAGIMEQLYTHPFYAEHLKNRGSQQTIMLGFSDSTKDGGYLMANWSIYKAKVELTAMARKYGIQLAFFDGRGGPPARGGGKTHRFYASMGKEIANEHIQLTIQGQTVSSQYGSVETARFNMEQLINAGVISALHPNRNDLLDARHKELIQQMADISYKLFIDLRAHPLFVEYLEKFSPLKLLSRINISSRPTKRNAGAQLKLEDLRAISFVTSWSQLKQSIPGFYGVGTALKQVKETGGWDEVKELYRTSGFFKTMLDNCMMSMSKSDFRVTAYLEKDEKFGAFWKMLKDEFVLTREMLLEVTGSTVLMEEYPVERRSIAIREKIVLPLVIIQHYALQCINYEKDTELNDIYNKLVIRTVYGIVNAGRNLA; this is translated from the coding sequence ATGTCGCCAACGTTAAAACTCAGCCAAAGAGAAGCAGCCTTCAATAATGAGGTTGTTACCCGATTTGAGTTATATAACAGTTTGTTTCAAACACTTCCGTTTTACCAGGTAAAGGATACCGGTATTTTATTGCCGTTCTTCAGCTCACATTGCGAAAAGGGTGCTATCACCCATGATTCGCCTACAGAGATCATCGAGTCGTTTTTTGAAAAGTACGTACCGGATATCGAACATCGTGAGCAGATTAACCGCATGTTCAGGTTTATTCAGTACATTGAACGTCAGGTAGTATTGTTTGACGCCATTGAAGATTCATCATTTAATAAAATAGGTAAGTTTGATGATAGCGGTACCCTGCAAAGTTTATTGCAGCACGCGGCCATCAGCGATGAAAGCCGTCAGGATATCAGCGAAAAGCTGAAAGATTTTTCGTTACGCCTGGTGCTTACTGCTCACCCTACACAGTTTTATCCCGGCACGGTGCTTGGCATCATGACCGATTTGATTGAAGCCGTAAAAACCAATGATATTAATAGTATCGATGTATTGCTGCAGCAACTGGGTAAAACACCTTTCTTTAATAAAACATCACCAACGCCGGTTGATGAAGCTGTTAGCCTTTCCTGGTTTTTGGAGAATATATTTTACCATGCCGTATCAGACATTCAGGCTAAGCTTGAAGAGGAGTTTGATATTGACGCGGCAAGCCGCCAGATCCTGGAATTGGGTTTCTGGCCAGGTGGCGACCGTGATGGTAATCCTAACGTAACTACGCAAACCACTAAAGAGGTGGCCAGCTTTTTAAGGCAGCGCCTGTTCCGTTGTTACTATCGTGATTTCAGGACGCTTAAACGCCGTATAACTTTCCGCGGTGTGGAAGAAGCGATGGGTAAGTTGGAGAACCTCTTTTATAAAAATGCTAATGAGCAGTTAACGCCAGTTGATTTGCAGGGCGAGATACTGGATTTACTGTTATCTATCAAAGATGTTATCCTTAAAGATCACGATGGTTTGTTTGTAGATATTGTCGAGGATATGATCCAAAAGGTACGCCTGTTTGGATGTTATTTTGCAACGATTGACATCAGGCAGGACAGCCGCATTTTACGCAAGGTTTTTGAGTACGGTACCAAAAACATAGACACCGGTGTTGCCGAAGGTTATTCTGAACTGAGCGAGGACGAAAAGGTAAAGAGCATTGTTTTTAAAGAGGCAGATTTTGTTTGTCCTGAAGAAGAAAAGGATGCTATGATCCACGATACGCTGGATACCATCAGGTTGGTTAAACAGATCCAGGAAGGTAATGGCGAGAAAGCTTGTCAGCGCTTTATTATCAGTAACTGCCAACGTGCATCTGATATCCTGCAACTGATAGACCTGTTTTTATGGAGCGGTTGGAAAAAAGATAGCCTGAGCATTGATTTTATGCCGCTTTTTGAAACCGTTAACGATCTGGAACACGCGGCGGGCATTATGGAGCAGTTATACACGCATCCATTTTATGCCGAGCACCTGAAAAACCGTGGCAGCCAGCAAACCATTATGCTTGGTTTCTCTGATAGTACTAAAGACGGTGGTTACCTGATGGCCAACTGGTCGATTTATAAAGCCAAAGTTGAACTTACAGCCATGGCCCGTAAATACGGCATTCAACTGGCGTTTTTTGATGGCAGGGGCGGCCCACCGGCACGTGGCGGTGGTAAAACACACCGTTTCTACGCGTCGATGGGTAAGGAGATTGCCAATGAGCATATCCAGTTAACTATCCAGGGTCAAACCGTAAGTTCGCAATATGGCTCGGTTGAAACTGCAAGGTTTAATATGGAACAGCTCATCAATGCCGGCGTTATCTCGGCCCTGCATCCAAACCGTAATGATCTGTTAGATGCCCGTCATAAAGAGCTTATTCAGCAAATGGCCGATATAAGTTACAAGTTGTTTATCGATTTGCGCGCACATCCTTTATTTGTTGAATACCTGGAGAAATTCAGTCCGCTGAAATTATTGTCAAGGATCAATATCAGTAGCCGCCCAACCAAGCGTAATGCCGGTGCGCAACTGAAACTGGAAGACCTGAGGGCTATCAGCTTTGTAACTTCATGGAGCCAGTTAAAACAAAGCATCCCTGGTTTTTATGGTGTAGGTACCGCGCTTAAGCAAGTTAAGGAAACCGGCGGCTGGGATGAGGTTAAAGAACTTTACCGAACATCAGGTTTCTTCAAAACCATGCTGGATAACTGTATGATGTCCATGTCTAAATCAGATTTCCGCGTTACCGCATATCTTGAAAAAGACGAGAAGTTTGGTGCGTTCTGGAAAATGCTGAAGGACGAGTTTGTACTCACCCGCGAAATGCTGCTGGAAGTAACCGGCAGTACGGTACTAATGGAAGAGTACCCGGTTGAACGCCGTTCTATCGCCATCCGCGAAAAAATTGTATTGCCGTTGGTGATCATTCAGCACTATGCGCTTCAATGCATAAACTATGAAAAGGATACCGAGCTTAATGATATTTATAATAAGCTGGTGATCCGTACGGTTTATGGTATTGTAAATGCCGGGCGCAATTTGGCTTAG
- a CDS encoding DUF4184 family protein, producing the protein MPFTFAHPAIVLPLNNLKTRWLSLTGLIAGAMVPDFEYFIRMHIYSIYSHTIWGLFWFDIPFGVLLAFLFHNIVRNKLFNNLPSFLNRRLYAYKTFNWNSYFRKYWPVVLYSIFIGACTHLFLDAFTHPAGYFVALFPKVFNKTIIATTPLYKILQHTFTLIGTLYIMYYIRKMPEERHTNRSISKYWILISICTACIIVLRFWIMPDYQVIANVVISAISAFLLALIIIPQILKISVSH; encoded by the coding sequence ATGCCTTTTACTTTCGCGCACCCGGCTATAGTTTTACCACTCAACAACCTTAAAACACGGTGGCTATCATTAACCGGGTTAATTGCAGGCGCTATGGTTCCTGATTTTGAATACTTCATCAGGATGCATATATACAGTATCTATAGCCATACTATTTGGGGATTGTTTTGGTTTGATATTCCCTTTGGAGTGTTGCTTGCCTTTCTATTCCACAACATTGTTCGTAATAAACTATTCAATAACCTGCCATCTTTTTTAAACAGGCGCTTATATGCTTACAAAACCTTTAACTGGAATAGTTATTTTAGAAAGTACTGGCCTGTTGTTTTGTATTCGATTTTTATTGGAGCCTGTACTCACCTGTTTTTAGATGCTTTTACACACCCTGCAGGATATTTTGTTGCACTATTCCCCAAAGTATTTAATAAAACTATCATAGCTACTACCCCGCTTTATAAAATCCTTCAACATACGTTTACGCTGATCGGTACACTATATATAATGTATTACATCCGAAAAATGCCGGAAGAACGACACACCAATCGATCTATCTCAAAATACTGGATCCTGATAAGTATTTGTACTGCTTGCATCATTGTTTTGAGGTTTTGGATAATGCCAGATTACCAGGTAATTGCTAATGTGGTCATATCCGCTATTTCCGCGTTTTTGTTAGCGTTGATCATTATTCCTCAAATTTTAAAAATCTCTGTTTCACACTGA
- a CDS encoding M61 family metallopeptidase translates to MKLASKLTLSFCLFFCAGALAQQPVNMQYSVSMEKAAEHLYHVELSNKTHLKTLDFKMCVWTPGYYQLIDFAGAVQNFTVTDAKGSPLKFDKPTKDTWQVNNPSAGDVKISYDVKAVVPFVGNVYLDETRGYITPGGLFMYLDQELRHPVTIKMKPYSKWNDLVATGLDTLKGQYHVYKAADFDVLYDSPFLMGELEILPPFTVQNKPHNFIGYKLPAFDRQAFMDDLKKIVVTGSNIIGEIPYTHYTFLSIGAGGGGIEHLNSTSLSFSGGEGFNTPEARKKLYNFIAHEYFHHYNVKRIRPVELGPFDYSKENHTNMLWVSEGFTVYYEYMITRHAGLMTNEDMFGDFQNNLRNYENEPGHLYQSATQASYNTWDDGPNGRQGDDFNKTISYYDKGPILGLMLDFSIRHATQNKKTLDDVMRLLYYKYYKKLNRGFTEQEFRNECEKMAGVPLTEVFEYASTVKPPDYPKYFAYGGLAVDTATTTVSNAWAGLNMRQVRDTMRVTTVAYQSPAWNAGIRGRSVVLKIDGETANPEALGKALDNRKEGDVVKFTILKNGEKKDINVTLGKKREKSFRITPLPNPDQLQAAIFKSWTEGRR, encoded by the coding sequence ATGAAATTAGCATCCAAGTTAACCCTGTCATTTTGCCTGTTTTTTTGCGCCGGCGCATTAGCTCAGCAACCTGTTAATATGCAATATTCGGTGTCGATGGAAAAGGCAGCCGAACATTTGTATCATGTTGAGCTCAGCAACAAAACCCATCTCAAAACACTCGACTTTAAAATGTGCGTTTGGACACCGGGGTATTATCAGCTAATAGATTTTGCAGGTGCAGTGCAAAATTTTACAGTGACCGATGCAAAAGGCAGTCCGCTAAAATTTGATAAACCGACTAAAGATACCTGGCAGGTTAATAACCCTTCTGCAGGCGATGTCAAGATCTCGTACGATGTAAAGGCTGTGGTGCCCTTTGTAGGCAACGTTTATTTGGACGAAACACGTGGCTATATTACTCCCGGCGGCCTGTTCATGTATCTCGATCAGGAATTGCGTCACCCGGTTACCATCAAAATGAAACCTTACAGCAAATGGAATGATCTGGTAGCTACCGGACTGGATACCTTGAAGGGGCAATACCATGTTTATAAAGCTGCTGATTTTGATGTGCTTTATGATAGTCCGTTTTTAATGGGGGAGCTGGAAATTTTACCGCCATTTACCGTACAAAACAAGCCACACAACTTTATTGGCTACAAACTGCCCGCTTTTGACAGGCAGGCATTCATGGACGATCTGAAAAAGATTGTAGTAACCGGTAGCAATATCATTGGCGAAATACCTTATACGCATTATACTTTTCTGTCGATAGGGGCAGGAGGCGGGGGTATTGAGCATTTGAACTCAACCTCGTTAAGTTTTAGCGGCGGCGAAGGGTTTAATACGCCTGAAGCCCGTAAAAAGCTTTACAACTTTATAGCGCACGAATATTTTCACCATTATAATGTTAAGCGCATCAGGCCGGTTGAGCTTGGGCCCTTTGATTATTCGAAAGAGAACCATACCAATATGCTTTGGGTATCCGAAGGCTTTACCGTTTATTATGAGTACATGATTACCAGGCATGCCGGCTTAATGACTAACGAAGATATGTTTGGCGATTTTCAGAACAACCTGCGTAACTATGAAAACGAGCCGGGGCATTTATATCAATCGGCAACACAAGCCAGTTACAATACCTGGGATGACGGACCTAACGGCAGGCAGGGCGATGATTTTAATAAAACCATTTCGTATTACGATAAAGGGCCAATTTTGGGGCTGATGCTTGATTTTAGCATTCGCCACGCTACACAAAACAAGAAAACGCTTGATGATGTAATGCGCTTGCTTTATTACAAATATTACAAAAAGCTGAACCGCGGCTTTACAGAACAGGAGTTCAGGAACGAGTGCGAAAAGATGGCAGGTGTGCCTTTAACAGAAGTGTTTGAATACGCGTCGACTGTTAAACCACCGGATTATCCAAAATATTTTGCTTACGGTGGATTGGCTGTAGATACTGCTACAACCACAGTTTCAAACGCCTGGGCCGGGTTAAATATGCGCCAGGTTAGGGATACCATGCGCGTCACCACAGTAGCTTACCAATCCCCTGCTTGGAATGCTGGCATTCGTGGGCGTAGCGTTGTTTTAAAAATTGACGGCGAAACAGCTAATCCGGAAGCTTTGGGTAAGGCACTCGATAACCGTAAAGAAGGTGATGTGGTGAAGTTTACCATTCTGAAAAATGGCGAAAAAAAAGATATAAACGTAACGCTTGGTAAAAAGCGTGAAAAGTCATTCAGGATAACCCCCTTGCCAAACCCTGATCAGCTGCAGGCTGCCATTTTTAAAAGCTGGACAGAAGGGAGGCGTTGA
- a CDS encoding S9 family peptidase has translation MKKIIIPVSILIFAASCKQKTETTMYKWPDVTPPVAEIKPHIRTIHNDTVTDNYYWMIDYFKKGPDSTKAVDYLKAENAYQDTMMSGTKNFQKVLFDEMKARIKEKDESVPVFKNGYYYYSRTDEGAEYYKYCRKKGSLDAKEEVLLDVDEMAKGHSYYSANGFNISPDNKLLAYGIDMVSRRQYTIHIKNLETGEIYADAIINTTGGSVWAKDNKTLFYTAKNPETLLTEKIKRHALGSKDADVVVYEEKDKSNYIGVDKSKSGDYIFIESRATLSSEFRYLDAGKPNEAFKVFQPRIKDVLYSVTALADKFLIVTNQDAINFKLMECPLDKTESSNWKEVLPHRKDVLLEGVEEYKDFIVITERKNGLNQFRVRNLASGAEHYVDFKEAAYAIYVGANPDYNSKVLRYGYTSLTTPSSTFDYNMETKASKLMKQQEVLGRYKADDYVTERIYATATDGTKVPISLVYKKGFDKNGKAPLLLYGYGSYGYTNDVYFSSARLSLLDRGFVFAMAGIRGGQEMGRQWYLDGKLMKKKNTFTDFIDCGKYLVDQKYTSKEHLYAEGGSAGGLLMGAVANMAPDLWHGIIAEVPFVDVVNTMLDESIPLTTNEFDEWGNPKNEDAYKYMKSYSPYENVEKKAYPNMLVVTGLHDSQVQYFEPSKWVAKLRANKTDNNVLMLHTNMDYGHGGASGRFDYLKEEALNYAFLFALEGIDK, from the coding sequence ATGAAAAAAATCATTATTCCGGTAAGTATTTTAATCTTTGCCGCTTCGTGCAAACAAAAAACAGAAACTACTATGTACAAATGGCCCGATGTAACCCCCCCCGTTGCCGAAATTAAACCGCATATCCGCACTATCCATAATGATACCGTTACAGATAATTATTACTGGATGATTGATTACTTTAAGAAAGGTCCCGATAGCACCAAAGCTGTAGATTACCTGAAAGCAGAGAACGCTTACCAGGATACTATGATGAGCGGTACCAAAAACTTTCAGAAGGTGCTGTTTGATGAAATGAAAGCCAGGATCAAGGAAAAAGATGAATCGGTACCGGTATTTAAAAACGGTTACTATTACTATTCGCGTACCGACGAAGGAGCAGAGTATTACAAATATTGCCGTAAAAAAGGCAGTCTTGATGCTAAGGAGGAAGTATTGCTTGATGTGGATGAAATGGCAAAAGGGCATAGTTACTACTCGGCCAATGGGTTTAATATTAGTCCGGATAATAAGCTGCTGGCTTATGGCATTGATATGGTTTCGAGGAGGCAGTATACCATTCACATTAAAAACCTGGAAACGGGTGAAATTTATGCCGATGCTATAATTAATACTACCGGCGGCTCTGTTTGGGCCAAGGATAATAAAACATTGTTTTACACCGCCAAAAACCCGGAAACATTGCTTACCGAAAAAATTAAACGCCACGCTTTAGGTTCTAAAGATGCTGATGTGGTTGTTTATGAGGAAAAAGATAAATCGAACTATATAGGTGTAGATAAATCAAAATCGGGCGATTATATTTTTATCGAGTCGCGGGCTACTTTATCGTCCGAGTTCAGATACCTGGATGCTGGCAAACCTAACGAAGCTTTTAAAGTTTTTCAGCCTCGTATCAAAGATGTATTGTACAGTGTTACCGCCCTTGCCGATAAGTTTTTGATAGTAACCAACCAGGATGCTATCAACTTTAAACTGATGGAATGCCCGCTTGATAAAACTGAAAGCAGCAACTGGAAAGAAGTTTTGCCACATCGCAAAGATGTGTTGCTGGAAGGGGTTGAAGAGTATAAGGATTTTATCGTGATCACCGAGCGCAAGAATGGGCTAAACCAATTCAGGGTGCGTAACCTTGCATCAGGTGCCGAGCATTATGTTGATTTTAAAGAAGCCGCTTATGCTATTTATGTGGGCGCTAATCCCGATTATAACAGTAAGGTATTAAGGTACGGGTATACTTCGCTTACCACGCCGTCATCAACCTTTGATTATAACATGGAGACAAAGGCCTCCAAACTGATGAAGCAACAAGAGGTGTTGGGTAGGTATAAGGCCGATGATTATGTAACCGAACGTATTTACGCCACCGCGACAGATGGGACTAAAGTGCCCATATCATTAGTTTATAAAAAGGGGTTCGACAAAAATGGTAAAGCGCCTTTACTGCTTTATGGCTATGGTTCTTACGGTTATACCAATGATGTTTATTTTTCGAGCGCGCGGTTAAGTTTACTCGACAGAGGTTTTGTTTTCGCAATGGCTGGCATCCGGGGCGGACAGGAAATGGGCCGTCAGTGGTACCTGGATGGCAAGTTGATGAAAAAGAAAAACACCTTTACTGATTTTATTGACTGCGGTAAATACCTTGTTGATCAAAAATATACCAGTAAAGAGCATTTGTACGCCGAAGGCGGCAGCGCCGGCGGCTTGCTGATGGGCGCTGTAGCCAATATGGCTCCCGACCTGTGGCATGGCATTATTGCCGAAGTGCCTTTTGTTGACGTAGTGAACACCATGCTTGATGAAAGTATCCCCCTAACTACAAATGAGTTTGATGAATGGGGGAATCCTAAAAATGAGGATGCCTACAAATACATGAAAAGCTATTCGCCTTATGAAAACGTGGAGAAGAAAGCTTATCCAAACATGTTGGTTGTAACCGGCTTGCATGATAGCCAGGTGCAATATTTTGAACCATCCAAATGGGTAGCCAAGTTACGCGCCAATAAAACAGACAACAACGTGCTAATGCTGCATACCAATATGGATTACGGCCATGGCGGAGCATCGGGTAGGTTTGATTATTTAAAAGAGGAAGCGTTAAACTACGCGTTTTTGTTTGCGTTGGAGGGGATTGATAAGTAG
- a CDS encoding FUSC family membrane protein: MSINIREIKSFFYSQYFSDGIRICIGILLPSLLLMQFDKFDLGLTLSLGALCICVIDTPGPVSHKRNAMAAGNLCLFLVAVITGFARLNVITLGIEITFFAFLFSMFTVYGNRAASVGTCSLLIMIFMMDKALAAPEVLGYSAKILAGGVWYMIFSLVFFGIRPYRAAQQALGENVTDIARFLRIKADFYLSDTDIDENYRKLVSKQIQVSQHQDAVRELLFKSRIMARESTAPSRILVLTFVDLVDIYEQIMATHYDYAYIREKFKDTGVLSEIARIIHNMADELDDVAYIVLTNTRRRHLTDFNIELEKLKVKIDSIGKNNQETSNLVLKKILINLRSLGEGINNIYKYYSSKAAESLNEPKGDVEYTAFVSHQDFAPHIFTDNFTLASGAFKHALRVALVCLVGFITAKLVSLGHHSYWVLLTIIVILKPGFSLSKQRNYQRLIGTIGGGVIGIAILTFIPNATAQFIFLVIFMMGAYSFQRLNYVVSVIFMTPYVLILFKFLGVGLLNVAQERILDTIIGSTIALVASYLIFPTWEFEQIQETLRDVIIANINYLVTIAESISGKMTSITAYKLARKEVYVKSANLSAAFERMTSEPKSKQRKIKDIHKFVVLNHILSSYIATIASAQSKKEIAVAHPEAMKLIKKSITVLNDTGQKLQAENIEFNIGKIPSPNPEAQKPVAQAEDALLKEQLGFINKISYDIAKITDSILV; encoded by the coding sequence ATGTCTATAAACATCAGGGAGATAAAAAGTTTCTTTTACAGTCAATATTTTTCTGATGGCATCCGGATCTGCATAGGCATATTACTGCCTTCCCTGCTGTTAATGCAGTTTGATAAATTCGATCTCGGCCTTACGCTTTCATTGGGCGCGTTGTGTATCTGTGTTATTGATACGCCCGGACCAGTATCGCACAAACGTAACGCCATGGCAGCCGGTAACCTTTGCCTGTTTTTGGTAGCCGTTATTACCGGTTTCGCAAGGCTCAACGTAATTACCCTCGGTATCGAGATCACCTTTTTCGCCTTTCTGTTTTCTATGTTCACTGTTTATGGTAACAGGGCGGCATCGGTGGGTACCTGTTCGTTGCTCATCATGATCTTTATGATGGATAAGGCATTAGCCGCCCCTGAGGTATTGGGTTACAGTGCTAAGATTTTGGCCGGGGGCGTTTGGTATATGATCTTCAGCCTGGTGTTTTTCGGCATTCGCCCCTACCGCGCGGCGCAACAGGCCCTTGGCGAAAACGTGACCGATATAGCCCGTTTCTTACGCATCAAAGCCGATTTTTATTTATCCGATACCGATATCGACGAAAACTACCGTAAACTGGTTTCCAAACAGATCCAGGTGAGCCAGCATCAGGACGCCGTGCGCGAGTTACTTTTTAAAAGTCGCATTATGGCCCGCGAATCAACGGCACCAAGCCGCATCCTGGTACTAACCTTTGTTGACCTGGTTGATATCTATGAGCAGATTATGGCCACGCATTATGACTACGCCTATATCCGCGAAAAATTTAAGGATACCGGTGTACTTTCAGAAATTGCCCGCATTATCCATAACATGGCCGATGAGCTTGACGATGTGGCCTATATTGTGCTAACAAACACACGCCGCCGCCATCTCACCGACTTTAACATCGAACTGGAAAAACTCAAAGTTAAGATCGATTCCATTGGCAAAAACAACCAGGAAACCAGTAACCTGGTGCTTAAAAAGATCCTGATTAACCTGCGTTCGCTTGGCGAGGGAATTAACAACATCTATAAATACTATAGCTCAAAAGCTGCCGAATCATTAAATGAACCAAAAGGTGATGTAGAATACACCGCGTTTGTAAGCCATCAGGATTTCGCGCCGCATATTTTCACCGACAACTTTACGCTGGCATCCGGCGCGTTTAAGCATGCCTTGCGGGTAGCATTGGTATGCCTGGTAGGCTTTATTACTGCAAAGCTTGTTTCCTTAGGTCACCATAGTTATTGGGTATTACTTACCATTATTGTGATATTGAAACCAGGTTTCAGCCTTTCCAAACAGCGTAACTATCAGCGTTTAATAGGCACCATTGGCGGCGGTGTTATTGGTATAGCCATACTTACTTTTATCCCTAATGCTACCGCCCAATTTATTTTCCTGGTGATATTTATGATGGGGGCTTACAGCTTTCAGCGCCTTAACTATGTGGTAAGCGTTATTTTCATGACACCTTATGTATTGATACTATTCAAGTTTTTAGGCGTGGGATTGTTGAATGTAGCGCAGGAAAGGATCCTTGATACCATTATAGGTTCAACCATTGCTTTGGTGGCCAGCTATCTGATATTCCCAACCTGGGAGTTTGAACAGATCCAGGAAACCCTGAGGGATGTAATTATTGCTAATATCAATTACCTGGTTACTATTGCCGAAAGCATTTCGGGCAAAATGACCAGTATTACTGCCTACAAACTGGCACGTAAGGAGGTTTATGTAAAATCGGCCAACCTTTCGGCCGCATTTGAACGCATGACCTCCGAGCCCAAAAGCAAGCAACGTAAAATAAAGGATATACATAAGTTTGTGGTGCTAAACCATATTCTTTCCTCATATATCGCTACAATAGCATCGGCCCAAAGTAAAAAAGAAATCGCGGTTGCCCACCCCGAGGCCATGAAGCTGATCAAAAAAAGTATAACTGTATTAAACGATACCGGCCAAAAACTACAGGCCGAGAATATCGAATTCAATATCGGTAAAATTCCTTCCCCTAATCCGGAAGCTCAGAAACCTGTGGCCCAGGCGGAGGACGCTTTATTGAAAGAGCAACTGGGCTTTATCAATAAGATCAGCTACGACATCGCGAAGATCACGGATAGTATTTTGGTTTAG
- the rpsO gene encoding 30S ribosomal protein S15: MYLGKEAKAEIFAKHGKSATDTGSAEGQVALFTTRIAHLTGHLKKNKHDFSTQLSLQKLVGKRRALLAYLYKKDIERYRAIIKALQLRDIIK, encoded by the coding sequence ATGTATTTAGGTAAAGAAGCAAAGGCAGAGATCTTTGCAAAACACGGTAAATCAGCTACAGACACAGGTTCTGCAGAAGGACAGGTAGCTTTATTCACCACTCGTATCGCACATTTAACTGGCCACCTGAAAAAAAACAAACATGATTTTTCAACTCAGTTATCACTGCAAAAATTAGTAGGTAAGCGTCGCGCGTTACTTGCTTATTTATACAAAAAAGACATTGAAAGATATCGTGCTATCATCAAAGCTTTACAGCTTAGGGATATCATTAAGTAA